One Oncorhynchus kisutch isolate 150728-3 linkage group LG13, Okis_V2, whole genome shotgun sequence DNA window includes the following coding sequences:
- the ino80e gene encoding INO80 complex subunit E isoform X2, with amino-acid sequence MNGQADMEVDYKQKYKNLKRKLKFLVYEQECFQEELRRSQRKLLKVSRDKSFLLDRLLQYERVDEDSSDSDATASSENSEGEGTRERDGGKKRRSSPGVGLPSSSSSHLSLLSRSGVNPLQSSGSTPYLNTVVAPLAANYPAGPTAPPTSSASFNWVPRQMLSGDAAEEEGESDGDSDRGDDDRGEGEEADLVIDIPNE; translated from the exons ATGAACGGTCAAGCCGATATGGAGGTGGACTACAAGCAGAAATACAAAAATCTCAAACGCAAATTGAAATTCCTAGTTTAT GAGCAGGAGTGTTTTCAGGAAGAGCTCAGAAGATCCCAGAGGAAGCTGCTCAAAGTGTCCCGAGATAAAAG TTTTCTGTTGGACCGATTGTTACAATACGAGAGGGTAGACGAGGACTCCTCAG ATTCTGATGCCACAGCCTCTTCTGAGAACAGTGAAGGAGAGGGcaccagggagagagacggaggaaagAA GAGAAGGAGTAGCCCTGGCGTAGGCCttccctcatcctcatcctcccatctctctctcctctctcgttctGGAGTGAACCCTCTCCAGTCGTCCGGCAGTACCCCCTACCTCAACACA GTGGTGGCCCCTCTAGCAGCCAACTACCCAGCGGGCCCGACTGCCCCTCCCACATCCAGCGCCTCGTTCAACTGGGTGCCCAGGCAGATGCTGAGTGGAGATGCcgcggaggaggagggagagagcgacggAGACTCAGACAGAGGAGACGATGACaggggggaaggagaagaggCTGACCTTGTCATCGATATCCCCAACGAGTGA
- the ino80e gene encoding INO80 complex subunit E isoform X1 — translation MNGQADMEVDYKQKYKNLKRKLKFLVYEQECFQEELRRSQRKLLKVSRDKSFLLDRLLQYERVDEDSSDSDATASSENSEGEGTRERDGGKKRRSSPGVGLPSSSSSHLSLLSRSGVNPLQSSGSTPYLNTLPFPPEYLAPPAERMKKERKTKAPKHKKETSGKVVAPLAANYPAGPTAPPTSSASFNWVPRQMLSGDAAEEEGESDGDSDRGDDDRGEGEEADLVIDIPNE, via the exons ATGAACGGTCAAGCCGATATGGAGGTGGACTACAAGCAGAAATACAAAAATCTCAAACGCAAATTGAAATTCCTAGTTTAT GAGCAGGAGTGTTTTCAGGAAGAGCTCAGAAGATCCCAGAGGAAGCTGCTCAAAGTGTCCCGAGATAAAAG TTTTCTGTTGGACCGATTGTTACAATACGAGAGGGTAGACGAGGACTCCTCAG ATTCTGATGCCACAGCCTCTTCTGAGAACAGTGAAGGAGAGGGcaccagggagagagacggaggaaagAA GAGAAGGAGTAGCCCTGGCGTAGGCCttccctcatcctcatcctcccatctctctctcctctctcgttctGGAGTGAACCCTCTCCAGTCGTCCGGCAGTACCCCCTACCTCAACACA TTGCCCTTCCCACCAGAGTATTTGGCTCCACCAGCTGAGAgaatgaagaaagagagaaagacaaaggcgCCCAAACACAAGAAAGAGACATCGGGGaag GTGGTGGCCCCTCTAGCAGCCAACTACCCAGCGGGCCCGACTGCCCCTCCCACATCCAGCGCCTCGTTCAACTGGGTGCCCAGGCAGATGCTGAGTGGAGATGCcgcggaggaggagggagagagcgacggAGACTCAGACAGAGGAGACGATGACaggggggaaggagaagaggCTGACCTTGTCATCGATATCCCCAACGAGTGA